In the Raphanus sativus cultivar WK10039 unplaced genomic scaffold, ASM80110v3 Scaffold0217, whole genome shotgun sequence genome, one interval contains:
- the LOC130501497 gene encoding lysine-specific demethylase JMJ31-like gives MMNTPRGCEFPTIQTFEKAPSAAEFESGVELTNFPAVFRGCASSSDWDACSKWNPFKNGLDYLHERAGSVEVEAMLSRTAPIFNGDIRSHERVSMPFSDFIRLCKQHMISKENGSGVDDANSSASLCSIPQDPTPGQIYLAQFPILNDEKEDKVQLKILRRDIQTPTLLRGKSLSSINFWMNSAQARSSTHYDPHHNLLCVVSGCKKVVLWPPSASPSLYPMPIYGEASNHSSVGLDNPNLSAYPRAEHSLKQSQEVTLKAGDAVFIPEGWFHQVDSDELTIAVNFWWQSNIMSNMPEHMDSYYLRRITRRLIDREMSLLVSKPSSTDLKPPSEHLDQCNIGQAEGGDDNSSNESIEKGISSIREKTPLHDLDPSTSLALHELISLVHDHVNAVDTSKELQHTPPSYSNPASERDNSKILVNSLSCLEDDRVAHMLWNLEASKLRDALLAMARYFPRTLEALILHMLSPVAAEVLTQKFDEIDQQSGEEDRGQFYREFYGAFDDESAAMDIILTRKEAFAFQAFENVLDKYLGVNIASPTTNI, from the exons ATGATGAATACGCCGAGGGGATGCGAGTTTCCGACGATTCAAACCTTCGAGAAAGCTCCTTCCGCTGCCGAATTTGAGTCCGGCGTCGAGCTCACGAACTTCCCTGcg GTTTTCCGAGGATGTGCTAGTAGTAGTGACTGGGACGCCTGTTCAAAGTGGAATCCATTCAAAAATGGCCTCGATTATCTCCAC GAACGTGCAGGTTCAGTGGAGGTGGAGGCAATGCTTTCTAGGACGGCTCCGATTTTCAATGGTGATATCAGAAGCCATGAGAGG GTatcaatgcctttctctgattTTATTAGACTATGCAAGCAGCATATGATAAGCAAAGAGAATGGTTCTGGTGTTGATGATGCAAACTCCTCTGCTTCTCTTTGCTCTATTCCTCAGGATCCTACACCTGGACAAATATACCTAGCACAG TTTCCAATTCTGAAtgatgagaaagaagacaaggtTCAACTCAAGATTCTGAGACGAGACATTCAGACG CCCACTCTCTTAAGAGGAAAGTCACTGTCTTCTATAAACTTTTGGATGAACTCTGCACAAGCTCGATCCAGTACCCACTATGATCCACATCATAACCTCTTATGCGTAGTCTCAGGGTGTAAAAAAG TTGTCTTGTGGCCCCCTTCCGCCAGTCCCTCGCTCTATCCAATGCCTATATACGGAGAAGCGTCAAACCATAG CTCGGTTGGTCTAGACAATCCGAATTTATCAGCTTATCCAAGAGCAGAGCATTCCCTCAAGCAGTCACAGGAAGTTACTCTTAAGGCCGGTGATGCAGTATTCATTCCCGAAGGTTG GTTTCATCAGGTGGATAGCGATGAGCTGACTATTGCTGTCAACTTTTGGTGGCAATCAAACATTATGTCTAACATGCCGGAACATATGGATTCATATTACCTGCGCCGGATTACAAGAAG ATTGATAGACAGAGAAATG AGCCTGTTAGTTTCAAAGCCTTCTTCAACTGATTTGAAGCCGCCGTCTGAACATCTTGACCAATGTAATATTGGACAGGCAG AAGGTGGGGATGATAACTCAAGCAATGAAAGTATTGAAAAAGGCATCAGCTCAATACGTGAAAAAACACCGCTGCATGATCTAGATCCTTCTACTTCCCTGGCACTTCATGAGCTTATTTCCTTAGTCCATGACCACGTTAATGCTGTGGATACAAGTAAGGAACTGCAGCACACTCCACCCAGTTATTCAAACCCAGCGTCCGAAAGGGACAATAGCAAGATCCTGGTGAATTCATTGTCTTGTTTAGAAGATGATCGTGTTGCGCATATGCTTTGGAATCTTGAAGCATCTAAACTTCGGGATGCTCTCCTTGCAATGGCA CGTTATTTCCCAAGAACCTTAGAAGCGTTAATACTCCACATGCTATCACCTGTTGCTGCGGAAGTCCTAACACAGAAGTTTGATGAGATTGACCAACAGAGTGGTGAAGAAGATAG GGGCCAGTTCTATCGGGAATTTTATGGTGCCTTCGATGATGAATCAGCTGCGATGGATATCATTTTAACTAGGAAAGAAGCTTTTGCATTTCAG GCCTTTGAGAATGTACTAGACAAGTATTTGGGGGTCAACATTGCTTCACCAACAACAAACATATGA